In one window of Legionella fallonii LLAP-10 DNA:
- a CDS encoding YiiD C-terminal domain-containing protein, producing the protein MKFSTLLKMMRYWPPFLGAGISVKNFSSDYMFLEVQMKLRFWNKNYVGTHFGGSLYSMTDPFYMLMIMQILGKNYIVWDKSSSIRYKVPAKGTVFAKFTIAQEQIDKIRTELEQVKKVEPEFTVEIIDREGIVVAEVKKILHISKKSR; encoded by the coding sequence ATGAAGTTTTCAACTTTGTTGAAAATGATGCGTTATTGGCCTCCTTTTTTAGGTGCTGGAATTAGTGTGAAAAACTTCAGTTCCGATTATATGTTTCTTGAGGTGCAAATGAAATTGCGCTTTTGGAATAAAAATTACGTGGGAACTCATTTCGGCGGCTCTTTATATTCCATGACTGATCCTTTTTATATGTTGATGATAATGCAAATTCTCGGTAAAAATTATATCGTTTGGGATAAATCATCAAGCATTAGATATAAAGTTCCAGCAAAAGGAACTGTTTTTGCAAAATTTACTATTGCTCAAGAACAAATTGACAAAATACGTACTGAGTTAGAACAAGTTAAGAAGGTTGAACCGGAGTTTACCGTGGAAATAATTGATCGCGAGGGGATTGTTGTCGCGGAAGTTAAAAAAATCCTTCATATCAGTAAAAAAAGTAGATAG
- a CDS encoding DUF1328 family protein codes for MLSWALVFFIIAIIAAAFGFGGIAVAAAGIAKILFFLFLVMFVIFLVMGLVGRRGPPPPLV; via the coding sequence ATGTTAAGCTGGGCATTAGTCTTTTTTATTATTGCAATAATTGCAGCTGCATTTGGATTTGGTGGTATAGCCGTAGCCGCGGCCGGCATCGCCAAAATTTTATTCTTTTTATTTTTAGTCATGTTTGTAATATTCCTAGTCATGGGGTTAGTTGGACGTAGAGGCCCTCCACCTCCTTTAGTTTAA
- a CDS encoding aldo/keto reductase, which yields MTSAEHAVQPAHRSGTFNIGGDLNVYRLGFGAMRLTGKGVWGEPTDRKEAIAVLHRALELGVTMIDTADSYGPAVSEQLIAEALYPYPKNLVIATKGGFERPGPEQWIVNGNPGYLRSACETSLRRLKLEQIDLYQLHRIDPRVPIADQIGVLIDLHKEGKIRHIGLSEVSVMEIEEVRRMTAIASVQNKYNLFERNSERVLEYCTRENIAFIPWYPLAAGNITESMSIFKRISDKFHARPAQIALAWLLKKSPVVLPIPGTSSVKHLEENVAAALIELDEQTMKELEQFGA from the coding sequence ATGACCTCAGCTGAGCATGCGGTACAACCAGCCCATCGTAGCGGTACATTTAATATTGGTGGTGATTTAAACGTCTATAGATTAGGTTTTGGGGCAATGCGTCTTACCGGTAAAGGAGTTTGGGGTGAGCCAACTGATCGTAAAGAGGCTATCGCTGTTCTTCATCGTGCTCTGGAACTAGGTGTAACAATGATTGATACAGCAGATTCTTATGGTCCTGCAGTTTCAGAGCAATTAATCGCTGAAGCCTTGTATCCTTATCCAAAAAATCTTGTTATAGCAACTAAAGGAGGGTTTGAGAGGCCCGGGCCTGAGCAATGGATAGTTAATGGCAACCCAGGGTATTTACGCTCTGCTTGTGAAACGAGTCTTCGTCGTCTTAAGTTAGAGCAAATCGATCTATACCAATTACATCGTATTGATCCCCGAGTTCCCATAGCCGATCAAATTGGTGTACTCATTGATCTACATAAAGAAGGAAAGATACGTCACATTGGTTTATCAGAGGTCAGCGTTATGGAAATTGAAGAGGTACGACGAATGACTGCTATAGCTTCAGTTCAAAACAAGTATAATCTATTCGAAAGAAATTCTGAGCGTGTATTGGAATATTGTACGCGCGAAAATATTGCTTTTATTCCCTGGTATCCGTTAGCCGCAGGTAATATTACTGAATCAATGTCTATTTTCAAGCGTATATCGGATAAGTTTCATGCACGGCCTGCACAAATAGCTTTAGCATGGCTACTAAAAAAATCCCCTGTTGTATTGCCTATTCCAGGAACATCAAGTGTAAAACATCTTGAAGAAAATGTCGCTGCGGCTCTTATAGAGCTTGATGAGCAGACAATGAAA